One Armatimonadota bacterium DNA segment encodes these proteins:
- the pilO gene encoding type 4a pilus biogenesis protein PilO, translating to MKLAQRKAAFTALILAAGVLLCGGLLLYQSKATKLRSLNQTRNRKLEELRGLQAKLASRPVLERKYEDLQARLAVLEPTLATYAYIPTFLRQIEQLARDTDNKVSGVKPLPLIAQTPAAPPADGEGAGDQGAKPQAAGPPAAQELYDRVPIEFSLEGDYWRTAEFIRRLSKFPKMLAIDDLSLTPTGQPEGLKAPDLRVKMTLLALIQKGEEKWTSDAKNSSS from the coding sequence ATGAAGCTAGCCCAGCGCAAAGCAGCCTTCACGGCGTTGATCCTGGCCGCCGGCGTCCTGCTGTGCGGCGGGCTCCTGCTCTACCAGAGCAAGGCCACCAAGCTGCGCAGCCTGAACCAGACGCGCAACCGCAAGCTCGAAGAGCTGCGCGGGCTGCAGGCCAAGCTTGCGAGCAGACCGGTGCTGGAGCGCAAGTACGAGGACCTCCAGGCGCGCCTGGCGGTGCTGGAGCCGACGCTCGCCACCTACGCCTATATCCCGACCTTCTTGCGCCAGATCGAGCAGCTGGCCCGTGACACCGACAACAAGGTGTCGGGGGTGAAGCCGCTGCCCCTGATCGCCCAGACGCCGGCCGCCCCGCCCGCCGACGGGGAGGGCGCAGGCGATCAGGGCGCCAAGCCGCAGGCGGCCGGCCCGCCCGCGGCGCAGGAGCTCTACGACCGCGTGCCCATCGAGTTCAGCCTCGAGGGCGACTACTGGCGGACGGCGGAGTTCATCCGCCGCTTGAGCAAGTTCCCGAAGATGCTGGCGATTGATGACCTTTCGCTGACCCCCACGGGGCAACCGGAAGGACTCAAGGCGCCCGACCTGCGCGTGAAGATGACGCTGCTCGCCCTCATCCAGAAAGGGGAAGAGAAATGGACAAGCGACGCAAAGAACTCCTCTTCCTAG
- a CDS encoding secretin and TonB N-terminal domain-containing protein, whose protein sequence is MAVAVMLVVPFAGPSGAAPSGPRLSLDFVATDMVDVIKALSAQSGANIAASSKVSGQVTVRLTDVTVEEALAVVTKLNGLDYALMGNTYVVGTPDEVKAMVAQPPAPDVPITRVVALKYLPAADAIALLAQAEPELKAAASPTGGLILTATPPVLDRSAALLAGVDVAPAVGVAERAIYTVRYADPMELIATLKAVFPDLTITAAPRSATPVVTPGTSGGALAGGLAALAAPQLSATAQTPSSGTGAAGGPEMSPVTKLVLSGGPATLSRALQMCKDLDTQSQQVKITATITEVRSDVESRLGINWSDLAGKAGIVLGESSPAETDPGLAAATIAPHDLKVGKIVRSHLSIAGAISALVTEGKARIMANPSIILLDGRQATIHAGEKIFYPQVIGYTPLGGQIVQATEINIGVTLMVKPKVGPEGDITLTLVPTISSITNSVFAGYPTITERSIVTTVCVRSGQTLAIGGLLRDDETITINKVPVLGDIPIIGDLLFKSKVKHPFRSEVVIIITPEIVKDEAGG, encoded by the coding sequence TTGGCCGTCGCCGTGATGCTGGTAGTGCCGTTCGCCGGTCCCAGCGGGGCCGCCCCGAGCGGCCCCCGCCTCAGCCTCGATTTCGTCGCCACCGACATGGTGGACGTGATCAAGGCGCTGTCCGCCCAAAGCGGGGCCAACATCGCCGCCAGCAGCAAAGTCTCGGGCCAGGTCACCGTGCGCCTGACCGACGTGACCGTGGAGGAGGCGCTCGCGGTCGTGACCAAGCTCAACGGCCTCGACTACGCGCTCATGGGCAACACCTATGTCGTGGGCACCCCCGACGAGGTTAAGGCGATGGTCGCCCAGCCGCCCGCGCCTGATGTGCCCATAACGCGGGTGGTCGCCCTCAAGTACCTGCCGGCGGCGGACGCCATCGCGCTGCTGGCCCAGGCTGAGCCCGAGCTCAAGGCGGCGGCCAGCCCGACCGGCGGACTCATCCTGACCGCGACGCCGCCGGTGCTCGATCGTTCGGCCGCCTTGCTGGCCGGGGTTGACGTCGCGCCCGCGGTGGGCGTGGCGGAACGCGCCATCTACACCGTGAGGTACGCGGATCCGATGGAGCTGATCGCCACCCTCAAGGCGGTCTTCCCCGATCTCACGATCACAGCCGCGCCGCGCTCCGCGACCCCGGTAGTGACGCCGGGCACCAGCGGCGGCGCGCTCGCAGGCGGGCTGGCGGCGCTGGCCGCGCCCCAGTTGTCCGCCACCGCCCAGACCCCAAGCTCCGGCACCGGCGCCGCCGGCGGCCCCGAGATGTCACCGGTGACCAAGCTCGTCTTGAGCGGCGGCCCGGCGACCCTGAGTCGGGCGCTGCAGATGTGCAAGGATCTCGACACCCAGTCCCAGCAGGTCAAGATCACCGCCACCATCACCGAGGTGCGCAGCGATGTCGAAAGCCGCCTGGGCATCAACTGGTCTGACCTTGCCGGTAAGGCGGGGATCGTCCTCGGCGAGAGCTCGCCCGCGGAAACGGATCCTGGCCTCGCCGCTGCCACCATCGCGCCCCACGACCTAAAGGTTGGCAAGATCGTGCGCTCCCACCTCAGCATCGCGGGCGCCATCAGCGCCCTGGTGACCGAGGGCAAGGCGCGCATCATGGCCAACCCCAGCATCATCCTGCTCGACGGCCGTCAGGCGACCATCCACGCCGGGGAGAAGATCTTCTACCCCCAGGTCATCGGCTATACGCCGCTGGGCGGCCAGATCGTCCAGGCGACCGAGATCAACATCGGCGTCACCCTCATGGTCAAGCCCAAGGTCGGCCCCGAGGGCGACATTACGCTGACGCTGGTGCCGACCATCAGCTCCATCACCAACAGCGTATTCGCGGGTTATCCGACCATTACCGAGCGCTCGATCGTAACCACGGTCTGCGTGCGCAGCGGCCAGACGCTGGCGATCGGCGGTCTGCTGCGCGACGACGAGACGATCACCATCAACAAGGTGCCGGTGTTGGGCGACATCCCGATTATCGGCGACCTGCTGTTCAAGTCCAAGGTCAAGCACCCGTTCCGCTCAGAGGTGGTGATCATTATCACCCCCGAGATCGTCAAGGACGAAGCTGGGGGTTAG
- a CDS encoding PilN domain-containing protein, translated as MMNINLIAERRAQRQRSARMLRVGGYTVLSLLVAIAVMYTYFSIAVNIVGGEIVEYDAKLGDPAFTSKLERIAYLEQRCAALAPQVELLQSVQDSHQAWIAVLDDLSRCLPDNAWLTNMQSRRDQTGQSLSITGSALSQRAVGDFMLNLKQAGWCGDPALSFTQTVGLLGHEIVNFDVTAPVKKPIGSELR; from the coding sequence ATCGCGGAGCGCAGGGCGCAACGACAGCGCAGCGCCAGGATGCTGCGCGTCGGCGGCTACACGGTGTTGAGCCTGTTGGTGGCCATCGCTGTCATGTACACCTACTTCAGCATCGCCGTCAACATCGTGGGGGGCGAGATCGTGGAGTACGACGCCAAGCTTGGCGACCCCGCGTTCACGTCAAAGCTCGAGCGCATCGCCTACCTGGAACAGCGCTGCGCCGCGCTGGCGCCGCAGGTCGAGCTGCTGCAGAGCGTGCAAGACAGCCACCAGGCATGGATCGCCGTGCTGGACGACCTCAGCCGCTGCCTCCCCGACAACGCGTGGCTGACCAACATGCAGTCGCGGCGTGACCAGACCGGCCAGTCGCTGTCAATCACCGGCTCCGCCCTATCACAGCGCGCGGTGGGCGATTTCATGCTCAACCTCAAGCAGGCGGGGTGGTGTGGCGACCCGGCGCTCAGCTTCACCCAAACGGTGGGGTTACTGGGGCACGAAATCGTCAACTTCGACGTTACCGCGCCGGTGAAGAAGCCCATAGGGAGTGAACTGAGATGA